One Leptospira kirschneri serovar Cynopteri str. 3522 CT DNA segment encodes these proteins:
- a CDS encoding transketolase — translation MNEIKELKNFANELRKSVIKMVTAANSGHPGGPLGLADIYAVLYKKILNHKPSDPDWEERDRLILSNGHVCAIRYAAMAHSGYFPLEDLMTFRKLGSKLQGHPSTRYMNGIESSSGSLGQGLSVSVGLALGARFKKQNHKIYVCISDGECGEGMTWEAAQSAVHYKLDNLIVFMDKNGIQIDGFTKDVMNLEPLKEKFISFGWNVLEADGHDIEQIISAFEKAKLHKGSPTIILFKTVLGKGVSFMENNPGWHGTPPKPEEEKKALEELSTISI, via the coding sequence ATGAACGAAATCAAAGAACTCAAGAACTTTGCAAACGAACTCAGAAAGAGTGTGATCAAAATGGTAACCGCCGCAAACTCGGGCCATCCGGGCGGCCCCTTAGGTCTTGCCGATATTTACGCGGTTCTATATAAGAAAATTCTAAATCATAAACCTTCTGATCCGGATTGGGAAGAAAGGGATCGTTTGATTCTTTCCAACGGTCACGTATGTGCGATCCGTTATGCGGCTATGGCTCATTCCGGCTATTTTCCTTTAGAAGATCTGATGACTTTCCGCAAGCTGGGAAGTAAACTTCAAGGTCATCCCTCTACTCGTTATATGAACGGTATCGAAAGTTCTTCTGGTTCTTTGGGTCAAGGACTTTCCGTTTCCGTTGGCCTTGCACTTGGGGCTAGATTCAAAAAACAAAATCATAAAATTTATGTCTGTATCTCCGACGGAGAATGCGGCGAAGGAATGACCTGGGAAGCGGCCCAATCTGCTGTACACTATAAATTAGATAATCTGATTGTCTTTATGGATAAGAACGGAATCCAGATTGACGGTTTTACAAAAGACGTGATGAACCTCGAACCTCTGAAAGAAAAATTTATTTCCTTCGGCTGGAACGTTTTAGAAGCGGACGGTCATGATATAGAACAAATCATTTCCGCATTTGAAAAAGCAAAACTTCACAAAGGATCTCCTACGATCATTCTTTTTAAAACGGTACTTGGAAAAGGTGTTTCTTTTATGGAGAATAATCCGGGATGGCACGGAACTCCTCCTAAACCGGAAGAAGAAAAAAAGGCTCTCGAAGAATTATCTACAATTTCCATTTAA